CCAATTTCTCTCCAAATCATGAAAGACCCGGTTACAACCATAACTGGCATCACATATGATCGAGAGAGCATTGAGCACTGGTTATTCACTAGTCAAAACACAGATTGTCCAGTCACCAAACAGCCCTTGCAAAAAGATTCAGATTTAACCCCTAATCACACCTTACGCAGGTTAATCCAAGCTTGGTGCACGGAGAATGCATCCCATGGTGTTGATAGAATCCCCACCCCTAAACCTTGTCTTGACAAAGCCCATGTCCTTAAACTCATCAAAAATCTTTCGCATCACGAGTTGCAAATTAAAACTCTTACACGATTGGAATTACTTGCGGCGGAGAATGAAAGAAACAGGAAGTGCATGGTGGATGCTGGCCTGCCCAAGGCCATGTTATTGTTTATAGCAGCATGTTTCAAGAAAGGTCAAGTTTCTGGTATTCAAGAAGCTCTTAGTATACTATGTTTTATTAGAATTCCTCGAAGTGAATCAAGGGCCTTTTTTAGTGAAAATGATGATAAGATTATCGAATCCTTGACTTGGGTTTTAGGGTGCAAAATGGAGAATTATGCCACAGTTAAATCCCATGCAGCTTCGGTGTTGAAAATGCTACTTGAAGAAGCGAGTTCTAGTGTATTGGAGAGGCTCAAACCTGAATTCTTTGAGAGGATTGTTGgtgttttgagagagagaatcaCTCATCAAGGTATTAATGCCGCCTTGCAAGTGTTGTTAAATGCTTGTCCGTGGGGAAGAAATCGGAAAATGATGGTGGAATCCGGTGCAGTTTTTGAGCTTATTGAGCTTGAATTGAGATCACCTGAAAGAAGAACCACAGAGCTCAATTTGGGTGTTCTTTTTCATTTATGTTGTTGTGCTGAGGGAAGGGCTCAATTCTTAAGCCATGGAGGTAGCATTGCTGTGGTTGCAAAGAGAATATTGAGGGTTTCTCCAGCGGTGGATGATCGAGCCATTCTGATCCTTTCACAGATATGTAAATTCTCAGGAACAAGTCTGGTGATCCAAGAAATGGCAGATGTTAAGGCTGTGACAAAGCTATGTATGTTGCTTCAAGCAGACTCTGCAACATATTTGAAGGACAAAGCTAGGGAAATCCTTAGATCACACTCTGACAAGTGGAAGAACTCTCCttgcattttttcttctctctcgaGTCTTGAGTTCCAGGTATCCAGCTAGTTGATTTCGAATTCTGCATATTTTTCTCCTTCCTACCCGtttcttattattaattagTAATACAATTTTGGACCAAACAAATGTGAACCCCGGTACTAACGAAAATGCTAATAGCTTCGGGACCATGTTTGGTCTACAGGAAAACTTGCCATGTGATGCACAAAGGTTCCATATTGtgattatttctattttttgtttttaattatataatttccaAATGCTTAATTAAGGATACACTTTCTACATATTGGTGATGGCATGGGACAATTCCAATTAATTTATACTTCCTACCAAGTAGGCTAGCGGGGCTGCAaatggtgtatatatataaaacacacaCAATCTTGATTGATTTAGCTCATAGCTAGCTAGAatagtttataataataataataataaaaaatctatcttGACCTAATTTAAGGTGTaagatgaaattttaatatataatttacattaaattttaacatattcattgatttttaagattataatttatacaaacttatattattttgtatttaatttttattaattagaaagaAATGTAACTTTAACCTAGTTAGAAGGAAgttacaaaatatttaaaattacgAAGGAGCACATAAGCCTACTAATGACTAGAAGGGTGTATCATGAACGTAACTCTCCAGCTAAAAATAGCAAGGGGGAGCATCTCTTTTCTCCCAACTAATCCTTCACATTATGATCAACTCGTGACTatcaacttctaatttcttaagTTTAAATCATTATGGATGGTCAAACAGCCAAAAAAAATGTGTGTAAAGGTCCAATTTAATTAGCGGTCCGTAAGATTCAATGTGATTTACACGTGAGTGCTTATGTATGCTatactttttttgaaaaaaaaaaacactagtagCTTTAAAATCCTcccttttattatattttaaaaccaaacTTTCTAGATGGAGAATGAATTAAAGTTatgatcttaaaattttaattccaaaaatcaaaattaatatcatagaaaaaaactttaaaatcgATTCAAGGTTATTAAATTTGTGAgtatttaagttattagatagttatatatataaaatatagagagatttagttttatatgtaaaatattgTGAGAAtgttgaaaacaataataaaaatacttgattttaaatatattaaaatataaaaatgtaaaattaaaaataatagagacataaataaaaactaagaacaataaataaatatagaacaaaaaaaaattaataagcaaAAAGAGCTGAAGATTAGAACCTCAAATTCAAAgatttattttctctaaaactaatattaatggattttttcttcttggaaGGTTTGCAAAATCTAAAATAGACCAAAAATTCTATCTcaggaaacaaaataaaaatacaaaaatataaagaaaataaccataaaatccaaaatgaaGCAGGAAATCCAAGAAAGacaaggaaaataataaaacttctCAAACCGAGATCCtttaatgagattttttatattttaatatttgatagttCAGAAAACTCTTATAAAAATTTACACCCGATTTAACGATCAGATCCAGAGTTTTAAGCTATTATTCTGATTTAGATCAAACAGAACTTCTTTTTGGTCTAGATCTCTCTTATTACTTGATAAATACTTATGCTAgattatttatgtaatttatcTAGTATAGATTATTATTTAGTTGTAGTAGATCCATACCTAACTGTTAAAATCATCTATTATCTCAAGTCTATTACATCAAAAGATACATAaactaattttcaaataatttaaagtttatacaAGATTTAAATAGTTTAATTCGGAAAGCAAATCCAATTCAGTCTTGACTTCCTTTTAACTTCTAGGctgttataataattatttcaaaaatatgtaaCGATGGGTGAGCCCCGCGGAGGCCTTCACTTCTAAAGAACCGGCCGCCACTCCTCTTTTTTCTTGACAAAATTTACGACCATAATTGCGCCACAGAATCCCTTTTCTCATAATGAAGCAATTTGGACAATTGAATCCACCGAATCGAGCATTCTTCTTGCTGGAcagtgctcaatatatgcctgCTCGAAATTTGCTGCTGCATTATTCTACACCGGATTGTTTCCACCTTTAAAAGAGTGATTTCGACGATGGATCTCACAATTGTAACCCATTCTGCTacatttagtttggtttttggAATGAGTATAAAAACAAGTTCGTTTTATAGTCGACAATGAGCATT
The Populus nigra chromosome 3, ddPopNigr1.1, whole genome shotgun sequence genome window above contains:
- the LOC133689273 gene encoding E3 ubiquitin-protein ligase PUB24-like, translating into MDDIEVPKFFVCPISLQIMKDPVTTITGITYDRESIEHWLFTSQNTDCPVTKQPLQKDSDLTPNHTLRRLIQAWCTENASHGVDRIPTPKPCLDKAHVLKLIKNLSHHELQIKTLTRLELLAAENERNRKCMVDAGLPKAMLLFIAACFKKGQVSGIQEALSILCFIRIPRSESRAFFSENDDKIIESLTWVLGCKMENYATVKSHAASVLKMLLEEASSSVLERLKPEFFERIVGVLRERITHQGINAALQVLLNACPWGRNRKMMVESGAVFELIELELRSPERRTTELNLGVLFHLCCCAEGRAQFLSHGGSIAVVAKRILRVSPAVDDRAILILSQICKFSGTSLVIQEMADVKAVTKLCMLLQADSATYLKDKAREILRSHSDKWKNSPCIFSSLSSLEFQVSS